The genomic DNA AGCAGGTTCCGCGCACAGTATTTGTCGTGACAGTAAAAAGAAGGAGGAACGTGGAGTACGGCTCTACAAGATTCGAATTCATCACGCTGTCTAAAAAGAGGTTCTTCGGGTTTGTGGAGGAGAAGATTGCTGATGGAAGGTTCAACATCTCCTCGCCTGAGAAGACCATCTTGGACTGCCTGCTTTACCCAAAGTACTGCGGCGGGCTTGATGAGGCGGTGAAAGGCTTATGGAATGCGAGGGAGAAACTGGACTTTGCCAAGATGCTGGATTATTCGAAGCGGCTGGGAGTCAGCTCAGTCACAAGGCGGCTAGGCTACATCTTGGAAATTCTCGGGATCGAGGATGAAACCCGGGACAAGATAGCTTCGAAGAGATTCAAAGGGTTCATGTGGCTTGACCCGCTTGGGCCGAAGAAAGTTCTCGGATACTCAAAGAAGTATGGGCTGATTGTAAACCGGACAAATGATGAGCTGACCAACTGGAGAGGATACTGATTGATGGATAAGGATGAGTTGAGGAGGCTGGCGAAGCAGACAGGGTTTGATCTGGCGGCTCTTGAAAAGGATTATGCGCTTACATGGCTTCTGGGCGGCATCTACTCAAAGGAATCAGGGCTCAGGGACCTGCTGGTTTTCAAGGGAGGCACGGCGATAAGGAAGGTGTACTTTCCGGAGTGGAGGCTCTCTGAAGACCTGGACTTCACAGTTGTGCAGAAAATAGGGCCGGGGATGATGAAGCAGGAGTTTGAGCGGGTCTTCCAGCTGCTAAAGGCGAGCGGCATAACATACTTGTTCAGCTCTTTCAACCATCGTGGGTTCGCGGTCTTTGCAGAGGTCAAGTTTCTTGGGCCGCTTGGATTCAGGAACAGGATTACGCTGGACATTTCATTGAAGGAAAAGATGATCGAACAGCCTGCGCGCATCGCTGTCAAGCCGGAATACAGGGACATACCGGAATTCGGAATACAAGTCTACTCTATGAACGAGATTCTGGTCGAGAAGATTCGCAGCATCTTCCAGGGAGGAAAGGCGAGAGATTACTACGATGTGTGGAGGTTGTTGCAGGAGGACAAGTTCGATGCCGGCAGGATCAAGGCGCTGCTGATTAAAAAATGCGAGATTACCGGAGTTGAGTTCAGGCCCGAATCGATATTCGACGAGACAAGGCTTTCAGAAGCAAGAAAGTTTTGGGTCATCGGGCTGGAAAGGCTTACGAAGAATCTTCCCGATTTTGAAATGGTGATATCTGAACTGAAAGACAGGCTGAGCTTTCTGAAATAGCAATCGTCATCGAAACGACCATTATCGAAGTTCACTTTTGGGACAAGTGTATCTTTAACTTCTCACATTACAGTTTATCTTCCGATGACCAAACCCAAT from Nitrososphaerota archaeon includes the following:
- a CDS encoding type IV toxin-antitoxin system AbiEi family antitoxin domain-containing protein, which gives rise to MSTQTLKLGANELKLLFTLEEEGRSVFSISDAKRILKTSEASVWNVIYRLKRKGRIEEIEKGKYLLIPARAGIKGAWSEVPLLLAPHLIDTYYIGFWTALNYWGMTEQVPRTVFVVTVKRRRNVEYGSTRFEFITLSKKRFFGFVEEKIADGRFNISSPEKTILDCLLYPKYCGGLDEAVKGLWNAREKLDFAKMLDYSKRLGVSSVTRRLGYILEILGIEDETRDKIASKRFKGFMWLDPLGPKKVLGYSKKYGLIVNRTNDELTNWRGY
- a CDS encoding nucleotidyl transferase AbiEii/AbiGii toxin family protein, whose protein sequence is MDKDELRRLAKQTGFDLAALEKDYALTWLLGGIYSKESGLRDLLVFKGGTAIRKVYFPEWRLSEDLDFTVVQKIGPGMMKQEFERVFQLLKASGITYLFSSFNHRGFAVFAEVKFLGPLGFRNRITLDISLKEKMIEQPARIAVKPEYRDIPEFGIQVYSMNEILVEKIRSIFQGGKARDYYDVWRLLQEDKFDAGRIKALLIKKCEITGVEFRPESIFDETRLSEARKFWVIGLERLTKNLPDFEMVISELKDRLSFLK